A single region of the Candidatus Zixiibacteriota bacterium genome encodes:
- a CDS encoding ABC transporter substrate-binding protein, whose protein sequence is MRAFSTGAAGLLAMWFCLSLASAAAAQAPERLYAELAKLKPEDRRKRLEDGARKEGKLNFIHTFRGKLARDQVRLFEKRYPFVRVEMADMGSQDAAERFIAEETAGRHLTDAISLAVPDMPVILKQRLVARYPTPETRRIPKTHQGFLDKEERWVPWYWSEHGISYNTNLIPPEKAPKSWQDLCNPAYKGQVSFDPPETRFMVGLYVMMGEEKLKAWMKCMGENQPIIQRGHTQRMNLMLAGDHAIQGDNFLYVGAEAKKKDPKTPYAIVYTAPILAYAGAMIINKNAPNPYAAALFTDWTLSDESQKYTADEWRGPLIGRHPYLPDNVKLVPFGYVSDDIVERLHGYWNQYIGKKK, encoded by the coding sequence ATGAGAGCGTTTTCGACGGGAGCTGCGGGATTGCTGGCGATGTGGTTTTGCCTGTCGCTCGCGAGCGCCGCCGCGGCGCAGGCGCCGGAACGGTTGTACGCGGAGCTGGCGAAGCTCAAGCCGGAGGACCGCCGGAAAAGGCTCGAGGACGGGGCGCGCAAGGAGGGCAAGCTCAATTTCATCCATACGTTCCGCGGCAAGCTCGCGCGCGACCAGGTGCGCCTGTTCGAGAAGCGCTACCCGTTCGTCCGGGTCGAAATGGCCGACATGGGCTCGCAGGACGCCGCCGAGCGGTTCATCGCCGAGGAGACCGCAGGCCGCCATTTGACCGACGCCATCAGCCTCGCGGTTCCCGACATGCCGGTGATCCTCAAGCAAAGGCTGGTGGCGCGCTACCCCACGCCGGAGACCAGGCGAATCCCCAAGACCCACCAGGGGTTCCTCGACAAGGAGGAGCGCTGGGTGCCGTGGTACTGGAGCGAGCACGGCATCTCTTACAACACCAACCTGATCCCGCCGGAAAAGGCGCCGAAAAGCTGGCAGGACCTCTGCAACCCGGCCTACAAGGGACAGGTCTCCTTCGACCCGCCCGAGACCCGCTTCATGGTGGGCCTATACGTCATGATGGGAGAGGAAAAGCTCAAAGCCTGGATGAAGTGCATGGGCGAGAACCAGCCGATCATCCAGCGCGGCCACACGCAGCGGATGAACCTCATGCTCGCCGGCGACCACGCCATCCAGGGCGACAATTTCCTCTACGTCGGCGCGGAAGCCAAGAAAAAAGACCCCAAGACGCCCTACGCGATCGTTTACACGGCTCCCATTCTGGCGTATGCCGGCGCCATGATCATCAACAAGAACGCGCCGAACCCCTACGCCGCGGCTCTCTTCACCGACTGGACGCTCTCCGACGAAAGCCAGAAGTACACGGCCGACGAGTGGCGTGGGCCGCTGATCGGCAGGCACCCCTACCTGCCCGACAACGTCAAGCTCGTGCCGTTCGGCTACGTGAGCGACGACATCGTCGAGCGGCTGCACGGTTACTGGAATCAGTACATCGGCAAGAAGAAATAA
- a CDS encoding phosphatase PAP2 family protein produces the protein MTRIDRIRKHLGCKLALALGLNLWALVPYYALQHHTFFPVTLMPETPVDEWIGFDDRALWLYLSLFLLMPVAPLQMTDLTRLRRYAVGVCLLSLAADLVFLVWPTAVRRPDPGAASAFYVQLTQAVSPRNACPSLHAAMAIFSALCYEQTAADFRHPGSWRIALWAWALAILYATLAVKEHVLLDVLAGSLLGWAAYWLAFRASPAAKNLDQGRTKP, from the coding sequence GTGACACGGATCGACCGGATTCGAAAGCACCTGGGCTGCAAGCTGGCCCTGGCTCTGGGGCTCAATCTCTGGGCGCTCGTTCCCTACTATGCCCTGCAGCACCATACTTTTTTTCCCGTGACTCTGATGCCGGAGACCCCGGTCGATGAATGGATCGGCTTCGACGACCGCGCCCTGTGGCTGTACCTGTCGCTCTTCCTGTTGATGCCGGTGGCGCCTCTTCAAATGACCGACCTCACCCGGCTGCGGCGCTACGCCGTCGGGGTCTGCCTCCTGAGCCTTGCCGCGGACCTGGTGTTCCTCGTGTGGCCGACCGCAGTCCGGCGGCCGGACCCTGGGGCGGCGAGCGCTTTTTACGTTCAGCTGACGCAGGCCGTCTCCCCACGGAACGCCTGTCCTTCGCTCCACGCGGCCATGGCGATCTTTTCGGCTCTGTGCTACGAGCAGACCGCGGCCGACTTCCGGCACCCGGGGTCGTGGCGAATTGCGCTGTGGGCCTGGGCGCTCGCGATTCTCTATGCGACCCTGGCCGTCAAGGAGCACGTCTTGCTCGACGTGCTCGCCGGCAGCCTGCTGGGCTGGGCGGCCTACTGGTTGGCCTTTCGAGCTTCTCCGGCAGCAAAGAATCTCGACCAAGGGAGGACAAAACCATGA
- a CDS encoding nuclear transport factor 2 family protein: MNVLLLAAAAIMICSAGAIAGTDPGGENADRAALAKIRSLYEEVVKSDDLTRLMPHLAPDVSAVTPTGEEVKTPQELQAYFKKIWGMIGKGGSYEVKVHLTRTDLYGDIAVSHGTTDELIRPASGGEYRFPMLWTAVSRRDSDGWKVIRLHGSIDPLANVFVQAQLEAVKWAYGSGGLIAGIALGMTVCFVWRRSRRRASSVA; this comes from the coding sequence ATGAACGTGCTGTTGCTGGCCGCCGCCGCGATCATGATCTGCTCGGCCGGGGCGATCGCCGGGACCGACCCGGGCGGCGAAAACGCCGACCGCGCCGCGCTGGCCAAGATCAGGTCCCTCTACGAGGAGGTCGTGAAATCCGACGACCTCACGCGGCTGATGCCCCATCTCGCTCCCGACGTCAGCGCCGTAACTCCGACGGGAGAGGAGGTCAAGACACCGCAGGAGCTGCAGGCCTATTTCAAGAAGATCTGGGGCATGATCGGCAAGGGCGGCTCGTACGAAGTAAAGGTCCACCTGACCAGGACGGACCTTTACGGCGACATCGCCGTCTCCCACGGCACGACCGACGAGTTGATCCGCCCGGCGAGCGGCGGGGAATACCGCTTCCCCATGCTCTGGACTGCGGTCAGCCGCAGGGACAGCGACGGGTGGAAGGTCATTCGCCTCCACGGCTCGATTGATCCGCTCGCCAACGTTTTCGTGCAGGCGCAGCTCGAGGCCGTGAAATGGGCTTACGGATCCGGCGGGTTGATCGCGGGTATCGCGCTCGGAATGACGGTTTGTTTCGTCTGGCGCCGCTCACGGAGAAGGGCCTCTTCCGTGGCTTGA